From the Daucus carota subsp. sativus chromosome 8, DH1 v3.0, whole genome shotgun sequence genome, one window contains:
- the LOC108197790 gene encoding protein-S-isoprenylcysteine O-methyltransferase A: MTQVFSYTACRQVSEMLFSIAFFHVSEYILAIIFHGKSNVTLKSLLISKNYLVAMIFSLLEYLVEVYIFPGLKEHWWISNFGLAMVVVGEVIRKLAIITAGRAFTHLIKVRHEEHHELVRHGVYGYVRHPGYSGFLIWSVGTQIMLCNPISTVAFSLIVWRFFSQRIPYEEYFLREFFGSHYDAYAQQVPSGIPFVN, encoded by the coding sequence ATGACACAAGTCTTTAGTTATACAGCCTGTAGACAGGTTTCAGAAATGCTATTTTCTATAGCTTTCTTTCATGTTTCGGAATACATTCTAGCAATTATTTTCCACGGGAAGTCGAATGTTACTCTCAAGTCTTTGCTGATCAGCAAAAATTATCTCGTGGCGATGATATTTTCATTGCTAGAGTACTTGGTTGAAGTTTATATTTTCCCTGGTTTAAAGGAACATTGGTGGATAAGTAACTTTGGTCTAGCCATGGTTGTCGTTGGGGAAGTTATTAGGAAACTGGCAATAATAACTGCGGGTAGGGCATTCACTCATCTTATCAAAGTTCGTCATGAGGAGCACCATGAATTGGTGAGGCATGGAGTCTACGGATATGTCCGTCACCCTGGATATTCAGGTTTCCTCATATGGTCAGTTGGCACTCAAATAATGCTGTGCAATCCAATATCCACAgttgcattttctctcattgTTTGGCGTTTTTTCTCACAAAGAATACCATACGAAGAGTACTTCTTGAGGGAGTTCTTTGGGTCACATTATGATGCTTATGCCCAGCAGGTTCCTTCTGGGATTCCCTTTGTGAATTGA
- the LOC108199698 gene encoding telomere repeat-binding protein 4 — MVLKNRQEYGFRGYQIPAIPRGPRSLRRRAMFKKPADDGEICAFELLATVAGKLLQESESSTSSNAAELKEQIKIHNDGIKKEHLEGSVIRSECLDQGSCIESVQVPDFPVIDRNSKSTVQEVPHPESVYVHEHAAAVPSSEFLVKGKCSVKSEKHRSNDAPGSILSKSNGTLCEGKLYDSDLEKEPRRQTEVVKKQRGPLDMAKASPLKNPTEFYVNNTNMLINSENSVDLPLYRAQDLDAPFPGYRSGVKIVNRDDDENYFRSNVLNTKARAFRPQSRMGYRRMRKLQTSRYLKAYPKLKDYELSNISRGARAFYHKRKTVYAQERCQYDLQAKRRRLFGHRSDQEASSESISSFRDKALRGNKSGMPAIWNRATGVSSSGSGHKASVQSKDPRVNFRIKSFKVPELYIEVPETATIGSLKRTVMDAVTSILGGGIRVGVVLQGKKVKDDNRTLQQSGISQNEDLESLGFTLEPSFVEACSPSAQKGSPLLLPYDANQELSRTPAPILDSGFSKSIDQTPLTKLDNHVESNHETAPSVTDVSTDGTATDSKALVAIPPINAEALAMVPMSQKTKRSDLSQRRIRRPFSVSEVEALVEAVETLGTGRWRDVKMRAFDDANHRTYVDLKDKWKTLVHTASIAPQQRRGEPVPQELLDRVLAAHAYWSQHQSKHGKHPQMEPFKLAGEVGV; from the exons ATGGTTTTGAAGAACAGGCAAGAATATGGATTCCGTGGCTACCAGATCCCTGCGATACCAAGAGGTCCCAGATCTCTTAGG AGGAGGGCAATGTTTAAGAAACCAGCAGACGATGGCGAAATATGCGCATTTGAGTTGCTGGCAACTGTAGCGGGCAAATTATTGCAGGAGAGTGAGAGTTCTACCTCTAGCAATGCAGCAGAATTAAAAGAACAGATTAAAATCCATAACGATGGTATAAAAAAGGAACATCTAGAAGGATCAGTTATCAGATCTGAGTGCCTTGATCAAGGAAGTTGCATAGAGAGTGTACAGGTTCCTGATTTTCCAGTTATTGACCGCAATTCAAAGTCTACTGTACAGGAAGTCCCGCATCCTGAGAGTGTTTATGTTCATGAACATGCTGCTGCTGTTCCAAGTTCTGAATTCCTGGTTAAGGGAAAGTGTAGTGTGAAATCAGAAAAACACAGAAGCAATGATGCACCTGGAAGTATCCTCAGCAAATCAAACGGGACCTTGTGCGAAGGAAAATTGTATGACTCGGACTTGGAGAAAGAGCCTCGAAGACAAACAGAGGTTGTAAAGAAACAAAGAGGGCCCTTAGATATGGCTAAGGCTAGTCCTTTAAAGAATCCTACAGAATTTTATGTGAATAATACTAATATGCTGATTAATTCAGAGAATAGTGTAGATTTACCCTTGTACAGGGCCCAGGATCTCGATGCTCCTTTTCCCGGGTACAGGAGTGGTGTAAAAATAGTTAATAGAGATGATGACGAAAATTATTTTAGGAGTAATGTACTCAATACCAAGGCAAGGGCTTTTAGGCCACAATCACGCATGGGTTACCGTAGAATGAGAAAGTTGCAAACATCTAGATATTTGAAAGCATATCCAAAGTTGAAGGATTACGAACTTTCTAACATTT CTAGGGGAGCTAGGGCATTCTATCACAAAAGGAAAACAGTTTATGCTCAAGAAAGATGTCAGTATGACCTACAGGCGAAAAGAAGGCGGTTGTTTGGACATAGATCAGATCAGGAGGCAAGTAGTGAAAGTATTTCTAGTTTCCGTGATAAAGCTTTGAGGGGAAACAAGAGTGGAATGCCTGCAATCTGGAACAGAG CGACTGGGGTCTCATCTTCAGGTTCAGGACATAAAGCCTCTGTGCAGTCCAAAGACCCCCGCG TGAATTTCCGCATAAAGTCCTTTAAAGTGCCAGAGCTTTATATTGAGGTGCCAGAAACGGCAACTATTGGCTCACTGAAG AGGACTGTTATGGATGCTGTGACTTCTATTCTTGGAGGTGGAATACGAGTGGGGGTAGTCCTTCAAGGAAAGAAAGTTAAAGACGACAACAGAACTCTTCAACAATCTGGGATCTCTCAAAACGAGGATCTTGAATCTCTAGGTTTTACATTGGAGCCTAGTTTTGTAGAAGCCTGTTCACCTTCAGCTCAGAAAGGCTCTCCACTCCTGCTACCGTATGATGCAAATCAAGAATTATCAAG gaCCCCAGCACCAATTCTGGATTCAGGGTTCTCTAAATCAATTGATCAAACTCCACTGACTAAGCTGGACAATCATGTTGAGAGTAATCATGAAACAGCTCCTTCAGTTACAGATGTATCAACAGATGGAACAGCTACAGACTCAAAAGCATTGGTTGCTATTCCACCCATAAATGCGGAGGCACTTGCTATGGTTCCTATGAGCCAGAAGACCAAGCGATCAGACCTTTCACAGCGGAGGATTAGAAGGCCCTTCTCTGTATCGGAAGTTGAAGCACTAGTTGAAGCCGTTGAAACACTTGGAACTGGAAG GTGGCGTGATGTCAAAATGCGTGCTTTTGATGATGCAAACCATCGAACTTATGTGGATTTGAAG GATAAATGGAAGACATTGGTCCACACAGCAAGCATTGCACCCCAGCAACGGAGGGGAGAGCCTGTGCCACAGGAGCTTTTGGACAGAGTCTTGGCTGCCCATGCATATTGGTCTCAGCATCAATCTAAGCACGGTAAACACCCCCAGATGGAACCTTTCAAGTTAGCCGGAGAGGTTGGAGTCTAA